Proteins encoded by one window of Agarivorans sp. Alg241-V36:
- a CDS encoding alkene reductase: MSTSLFDTIKLGTHTLNNRVVMPPMTRSRASQPGDVANQMMASYYAQRASAGLIVAEGTQISPMGKGYAWTPGIYSDEQIAGWKQVTEAVHAKGGTIFAQLWHVGRVTHPDNINGEQPISSSAIKAENVKVFIDNGSDEPGFVDVVTPREMSQQDIDEVIQQFRQAALNAIAAGFDGIELHAANGYLINQFIDSESNQRSDQYGGSLANRLRFLDEVVAAMVDAIGAERVGVRLAPLTTLNGTVDAKPEETYTAAAALLNKHNIVYLHIAEVDWDDAPETPKAFKQALREAFKGVLIYAGRYKADSAKQAIEEGLADMIGFGRPFVANPDLPARLEHGYPLAEHDPNSLFGGGEKGLTDYPSYKA, encoded by the coding sequence ATGAGCACTTCATTGTTCGACACTATCAAGCTTGGCACTCACACCCTAAACAATCGCGTGGTTATGCCACCAATGACTCGCTCGCGTGCCAGTCAGCCGGGGGATGTTGCCAACCAAATGATGGCAAGCTACTACGCACAACGTGCCAGCGCAGGTTTAATCGTAGCCGAGGGCACTCAAATCTCGCCTATGGGTAAAGGCTACGCATGGACACCGGGCATTTATAGTGACGAGCAAATCGCCGGCTGGAAGCAGGTTACAGAGGCAGTACATGCCAAAGGCGGCACCATATTTGCCCAACTGTGGCACGTAGGACGAGTGACTCACCCAGACAACATTAACGGCGAACAGCCTATCTCATCGTCTGCCATTAAAGCCGAAAACGTAAAAGTATTTATTGATAACGGCAGCGACGAGCCGGGCTTTGTTGATGTAGTTACTCCACGCGAAATGAGCCAACAAGACATTGATGAAGTGATTCAACAGTTCCGCCAAGCAGCACTTAATGCCATTGCGGCAGGCTTCGACGGCATTGAGCTACACGCCGCCAACGGTTATTTGATCAACCAGTTTATTGATTCAGAATCGAATCAGCGTAGCGACCAATACGGTGGCAGTTTAGCCAACCGCCTGCGCTTTTTAGATGAAGTAGTTGCCGCCATGGTCGACGCCATTGGTGCCGAGCGAGTAGGCGTACGCTTAGCTCCGCTCACTACCTTAAATGGCACTGTAGACGCTAAGCCAGAAGAAACCTACACCGCCGCGGCAGCGCTGCTAAATAAACACAATATCGTTTATTTGCACATTGCCGAAGTAGACTGGGACGACGCGCCAGAAACACCAAAAGCCTTTAAACAAGCATTACGAGAAGCCTTTAAAGGCGTGCTTATTTACGCAGGCCGTTATAAAGCCGACAGCGCTAAACAAGCCATAGAGGAAGGCCTTGCCGACATGATTGGCTTTGGTCGCCCCTTTGTCGCCAACCCCGATCTACCGGCGCGACTAGAGCACGGCTACCCATTGGCCGAACATGATCCAAACAGCTTGTTTGGCGGTGGAGAAAAAGGCCTAACGGACTACCCAAGTTATAAGGCCTAG
- a CDS encoding abortive infection family protein, which translates to MKKEIPAPVIAVISQNLPEIETHASLDNLFLYADAPGEPPEGSKPVKVQAWLRRINKESDYPLKVLGKLIETHMELPEQDEKEQVLWGHNVTNHKKEFKEKLVSIFAQCHFTYTSGGNISDGSAAPSKALSELIQGRDIPSIEAEFNRALENVNSEPREAVSAACNILESIFKVYIADEGLSKPQKQDLQNVWKIVRGDLGFDPKLVQDDDLKRVLSGIISIVDGIGAFRTHASSAHGEGRKLYNLKPRHARLAINSAHTIALFVLETWDERRKK; encoded by the coding sequence ATGAAAAAAGAAATCCCTGCACCAGTTATCGCAGTTATATCTCAAAACCTTCCAGAGATAGAAACTCATGCGAGCCTTGATAACTTGTTCTTGTATGCCGATGCTCCCGGAGAACCGCCAGAAGGCTCTAAACCTGTAAAAGTACAGGCATGGCTCAGAAGAATAAATAAAGAGTCTGATTACCCATTGAAGGTGCTGGGTAAACTAATAGAAACTCACATGGAATTACCTGAACAAGATGAGAAAGAGCAGGTCCTGTGGGGGCACAATGTTACTAATCATAAAAAAGAGTTTAAAGAAAAACTCGTGTCAATTTTTGCACAATGCCATTTCACTTATACATCTGGTGGTAACATCTCTGACGGAAGCGCAGCTCCAAGCAAAGCTTTATCAGAACTTATTCAAGGTCGAGATATTCCCTCAATAGAAGCAGAATTTAATAGAGCATTGGAAAATGTCAATTCTGAACCGCGAGAAGCAGTATCTGCTGCTTGCAATATCCTTGAATCAATTTTCAAAGTTTATATTGCCGATGAAGGGCTAAGTAAACCACAAAAGCAAGACCTTCAAAACGTTTGGAAGATTGTTAGAGGTGATTTAGGGTTCGATCCTAAGCTAGTTCAAGATGATGATCTAAAGCGAGTGCTCAGTGGAATCATTTCTATAGTCGATGGAATTGGAGCATTTAGAACGCACGCTAGTTCAGCTCATGGTGAAGGTCGAAAACTATATAACCTTAAGCCAAGGCACGCGCGCTTAGCCATCAATTCAGCTCATACAATTGCTCTTTTTGTCCTTGAAACTTGGGATGAACGGCGCAAAAAGTAG
- a CDS encoding arylamine N-acetyltransferase yields MNTRAFLQRIDFKQSVTIDLATLSQLQQQFLFNVPFENLSIQQQKPLDYRPSAVFNKVVERKQGGVCYELNSLFCDALQALGFKARIIAAQMWPDKKARADWDYNHMAVIVKLAGKEYLVDVGNGIYLGKPLAIAGGDYAECEGLRFHCEAYDDEHLVLLTEPLASIQDRSEQQVLVQRYVFKPKGAMREDFKPACHYVETSPDSVFVQKLVVTRWTEQGRITLSDNTFIETDLAQNRTETAVADTERNTLLKDKFALEL; encoded by the coding sequence ATGAATACTCGCGCTTTTTTACAACGCATCGATTTTAAGCAATCAGTAACTATAGACCTTGCCACTTTAAGCCAACTACAGCAGCAGTTTTTGTTTAATGTGCCTTTTGAAAATCTCAGTATTCAGCAGCAAAAGCCGCTAGATTATCGCCCTTCGGCAGTATTCAACAAGGTGGTTGAGCGCAAGCAGGGCGGGGTGTGTTACGAGCTAAACAGTTTGTTTTGTGACGCTTTGCAAGCGCTGGGTTTTAAGGCGCGAATCATTGCAGCGCAAATGTGGCCAGATAAAAAAGCCCGTGCCGATTGGGATTACAACCACATGGCGGTAATTGTAAAACTGGCGGGCAAAGAGTACTTAGTGGATGTGGGCAATGGCATTTATTTAGGCAAACCCTTAGCGATTGCGGGTGGTGATTATGCTGAGTGTGAGGGCCTGCGTTTTCATTGTGAGGCTTATGACGATGAACATCTAGTCTTGTTAACTGAGCCGTTAGCTTCTATACAAGACCGCTCGGAACAACAAGTGCTTGTTCAGCGCTATGTATTTAAGCCAAAAGGCGCTATGCGTGAAGACTTTAAACCTGCCTGTCATTATGTAGAAACTTCGCCAGACTCTGTATTTGTGCAAAAGCTAGTTGTAACCCGCTGGACCGAACAGGGGCGAATCACCCTAAGCGACAATACCTTTATCGAGACTGATTTAGCGCAAAACCGAACGGAAACAGCTGTGGCTGATACTGAGCGAAACACTCTATTAAAAGATAAGTTTGCGCTTGAGCTTTAG
- a CDS encoding monovalent cation:proton antiporter-2 (CPA2) family protein, with product MTGYFLQAFVYLIAAVLAVPLAKRLGLGSVLGYLIAGVIIGPVIGLVGSETATIQHFAEFGVVMMLFVVGLELEPRMLWNMRHKLIGLGGLQVSITTVVVMLLCLAFGLQWSVALAVGLIFSLSSTAIVLQTFNEKGLAKTDGGRSSFSVLLFQDIAVIPMLALIPLLALPELIALSEKLGEAAAEHGDSLNLVAHLPGWAYGIVVVVAIVALVVGGHYLSRPLFRYVASSGLREIFTAATLMLVIGIAALMGLVGLSPALGAFLAGVVLANSEFRHELESTIEPFKGLLLGLFFITVGAGVDFGVLQLHWGKVIAMALGIMLIKATILFALAITFKIRNSDRWLFALSLAQAGEFGFVLLNYTVQNHVIPQDLSQILSLVVAFSMFLTPSLFILYDKVILPRYERSENTQEPDDIDEQGTVIVAGIGRFGQIVNRFLVANGIKTVVLDHQAGQVELMRKINIKSYYGDATQPDLLHTAGIEEAKLMVVTIDDKEKVRDIVKYVKHAHPHVRLMVRAFDRGHAYELRSLGADHIITEAYYSALEMGGRALNELGFHPFKSEQLKSAFDQLEKDNKEKLYQAWLAGHEDNRFSNDYRDLFLQLEELLGKAMSKDRSDGHSLTERGWTPPPKNYQDDFKS from the coding sequence ATGACAGGTTACTTCTTACAAGCGTTTGTATACTTAATTGCCGCCGTACTGGCTGTGCCGCTGGCTAAGCGCCTAGGTTTAGGTTCGGTATTAGGCTACTTAATTGCGGGGGTAATTATTGGCCCAGTGATTGGTTTAGTGGGCAGTGAAACCGCCACTATTCAACACTTTGCCGAGTTTGGCGTGGTGATGATGCTGTTTGTTGTTGGCTTAGAGTTAGAGCCGCGCATGCTATGGAACATGCGCCACAAGCTAATAGGTTTAGGTGGCCTGCAGGTAAGCATTACCACTGTGGTAGTGATGTTGCTTTGCTTAGCCTTTGGCCTGCAGTGGTCGGTGGCCTTGGCCGTTGGCTTAATCTTTTCGCTGTCTTCGACCGCCATTGTATTGCAAACCTTTAACGAAAAAGGCCTAGCCAAAACCGACGGTGGGCGCTCCTCCTTCTCGGTATTGCTGTTTCAAGATATTGCGGTAATCCCGATGCTGGCGCTAATTCCGCTATTAGCATTACCCGAGCTAATAGCCCTATCAGAAAAGCTGGGTGAAGCGGCGGCCGAACACGGCGACAGCCTAAACTTAGTGGCTCACCTACCCGGCTGGGCGTATGGCATTGTGGTGGTGGTAGCTATTGTGGCCTTAGTTGTTGGCGGCCATTACCTTAGTCGGCCACTTTTCCGCTATGTGGCCAGCTCTGGGCTACGCGAGATTTTTACCGCAGCCACCTTAATGCTGGTTATTGGTATTGCCGCCTTAATGGGCTTGGTGGGTTTATCTCCGGCTCTAGGTGCATTCCTTGCGGGTGTGGTACTCGCCAACAGTGAATTTAGGCACGAGTTAGAATCCACCATCGAACCCTTTAAAGGTTTACTACTAGGCTTGTTCTTTATCACCGTGGGTGCGGGTGTCGACTTTGGCGTATTGCAGCTGCATTGGGGCAAAGTTATCGCCATGGCCTTAGGCATCATGCTAATTAAAGCCACCATTTTGTTTGCGCTGGCGATTACCTTTAAGATTAGAAACAGCGACCGTTGGCTATTTGCCTTAAGCCTGGCTCAAGCCGGTGAATTTGGTTTTGTATTGCTTAACTACACCGTGCAAAACCATGTAATCCCCCAAGACCTATCGCAAATATTGTCGTTAGTAGTGGCCTTCTCAATGTTCTTAACACCGAGCTTGTTCATTCTTTACGACAAAGTTATTTTGCCGCGTTACGAGCGCTCCGAGAATACTCAAGAGCCCGATGATATAGACGAACAAGGCACCGTGATTGTGGCGGGCATTGGTCGTTTTGGCCAAATCGTAAACCGTTTCTTGGTAGCCAATGGGATAAAAACCGTGGTGCTCGATCATCAAGCTGGCCAAGTAGAATTAATGCGTAAAATTAACATTAAAAGCTACTATGGCGATGCCACTCAACCAGACTTATTGCATACCGCTGGCATTGAAGAAGCCAAACTAATGGTGGTCACCATTGATGATAAAGAGAAGGTGCGCGACATTGTTAAATACGTAAAACACGCTCACCCTCATGTACGTTTAATGGTGCGGGCATTTGACCGTGGCCACGCCTACGAACTGCGCAGTTTGGGTGCCGACCACATCATCACCGAAGCCTACTACTCGGCCTTAGAAATGGGTGGTCGAGCACTTAACGAATTAGGCTTTCATCCCTTTAAGTCAGAGCAGCTTAAAAGTGCTTTTGACCAACTAGAAAAAGATAACAAAGAAAAGCTTTATCAAGCTTGGTTAGCTGGTCACGAAGATAACCGCTTTAGTAACGATTACCGCGACCTGTTTTTGCAATTGGAAGAGCTGCTAGGCAAAGCCATGAGTAAAGATCGCAGCGACGGTCACTCACTCACCGAGCGAGGCTGGACGCCACCACCTAAAAACTACCAAGACGACTTTAAGTCGTAG
- a CDS encoding NAD(P)H-dependent oxidoreductase: MPKQKNKVLLLFAHPSQDRSEINSPMFKLASKTDGVTAVDLYREYPSFRIDVDKEQQRLLAHDIVIMQFPLYWYSTPAILKEWQDLVLEYGFAYGLGGTMLHGKTLLCAITAGGAEAAYRKEGYNHFTIRELLHPIEQTASLIGMRYLAPFALFSSRTAAEEQRDKKHLDDWSQLLNSLVNNKLDLELASGLAKLDVQNIDLIRGLL; encoded by the coding sequence ATGCCGAAGCAGAAAAATAAAGTATTGCTGCTATTTGCGCACCCGTCGCAAGATCGCTCAGAAATAAACAGCCCTATGTTCAAACTCGCCAGTAAAACCGATGGCGTAACCGCCGTTGATTTATATCGCGAGTACCCCAGTTTTCGAATAGACGTAGATAAAGAACAGCAGCGTTTACTAGCACACGACATTGTGATTATGCAATTTCCACTGTACTGGTATTCCACGCCCGCCATCTTAAAAGAATGGCAAGATTTAGTGCTGGAATACGGCTTTGCTTATGGACTCGGTGGCACCATGTTGCATGGTAAAACCTTGCTATGCGCCATTACCGCAGGCGGCGCAGAGGCGGCTTATCGCAAAGAAGGTTATAACCATTTCACCATTCGCGAATTACTGCACCCAATAGAGCAAACCGCCTCACTGATTGGCATGCGCTACCTAGCGCCTTTTGCCTTGTTTAGCTCGCGAACTGCCGCCGAAGAACAGCGCGACAAAAAACATCTAGATGATTGGAGCCAACTACTTAACTCTTTAGTAAACAACAAGCTAGATCTAGAACTTGCTTCTGGCTTAGCCAAGTTAGATGTACAAAACATAGACCTTATAAGGGGCTTGCTATGA
- a CDS encoding YdcH family protein → MLGENHALIFEFPEHRDKIHQLKVADSDFNALAKRYHQLDHKIRGLEATQVPAEDQYFMQMKLQRVQLKQQIFGILSQPASATVE, encoded by the coding sequence ATGTTAGGTGAGAACCACGCGCTTATTTTTGAGTTTCCAGAACATCGGGATAAAATTCATCAGCTTAAAGTAGCAGACAGTGATTTTAATGCCCTCGCCAAGCGCTATCATCAACTAGACCATAAAATACGCGGCTTAGAAGCCACTCAAGTCCCTGCAGAAGATCAATACTTCATGCAAATGAAACTACAGCGTGTTCAACTCAAACAACAAATATTTGGTATTTTGTCGCAGCCCGCTTCAGCAACGGTAGAATAG
- the yegS gene encoding lipid kinase YegS produces MELRIILNGKKAHLPEIREAVQQLRKQGHDIQVRVTWEGGDVERLVAEAHQQGWNKPEKKLVIGGGDGSVQEVVSALMHYPAEQRPSLGVLPLGTANDFATACQIPNTPLAALEFALANSAKPVDVMQATDLETQQHFYFMNVLTAGFGAQITAETPVELKNFLGGGAYTLSGIVQALNFKPYIGELSSPNKQISGGIIIGALCNGKQAGGGQILGPNAYLNDGLMDICLVRDFPATALSQVLQEATAFGNGEQIEAEYVISWQTPWLETKSEQFIPTNLDGEPHKFNHARFDVLANALALIVADSCPCLKP; encoded by the coding sequence GTGGAACTTCGAATAATACTAAACGGAAAGAAAGCCCACCTGCCGGAAATACGTGAAGCCGTGCAACAGTTGCGCAAGCAAGGTCACGACATTCAGGTAAGAGTGACCTGGGAAGGCGGTGATGTTGAACGTTTAGTCGCAGAAGCCCACCAACAAGGTTGGAACAAGCCAGAGAAAAAATTAGTGATTGGCGGTGGTGATGGTTCGGTGCAAGAGGTGGTATCAGCCCTTATGCACTATCCAGCCGAACAACGCCCTAGCCTGGGTGTATTGCCACTGGGCACAGCCAACGACTTTGCCACAGCCTGCCAAATCCCTAACACGCCATTAGCAGCTTTAGAGTTTGCCTTAGCCAACAGCGCCAAACCGGTTGATGTAATGCAAGCTACCGATTTAGAGACTCAGCAACACTTCTATTTTATGAATGTACTCACTGCCGGTTTTGGTGCACAGATCACCGCCGAGACCCCAGTAGAGCTTAAAAACTTTTTAGGCGGTGGTGCTTATACCCTATCTGGCATTGTGCAGGCTTTAAACTTTAAGCCTTATATTGGCGAGCTTAGCAGCCCAAACAAGCAAATCTCTGGCGGCATCATCATTGGTGCATTGTGCAATGGTAAGCAAGCTGGCGGCGGCCAAATATTGGGGCCCAATGCCTACCTTAACGATGGCCTAATGGACATTTGTTTAGTACGTGATTTTCCCGCTACTGCGCTAAGCCAAGTACTACAAGAAGCTACAGCCTTTGGCAATGGCGAACAAATTGAAGCTGAGTACGTAATCTCTTGGCAAACCCCTTGGTTAGAAACCAAATCCGAGCAATTCATTCCAACCAACTTAGATGGCGAACCGCATAAGTTTAACCATGCCCGTTTTGACGTGTTAGCCAATGCCTTAGCGCTAATCGTGGCCGACTCTTGCCCTTGCTTAAAGCCTTAA
- a CDS encoding polysaccharide lyase family 7 protein, translating into MKHIYLKSLLATSVFLAVGCTSTSGSDSVEKFTNNKETGEALLTPVAVTASSHDGNGPDRLIDQDITTRWSAAGDGEWATLDYGSVQEFDAVQAAFSKGNQRQSKFDIQMSVDGENWTTVLEGQESSGKALGLERFQFEPAVNARYVRYVGHGNTKNGWNSVTELAAVNCGINACPSSHIITSAVVAAEASMIAEMKAAEKARKAARKDLRSGDFGAPAVYPCETTVSCSRSELPPTPPLPETPLAGNAPSENFDLSYWYLSQPFDHDKNERPDDVNEWNLANGYSHPEIFYTADDGGLVFKSYVKGVRTSKNTKYARTELREMLRRGNMSHKTKGVNKNNWVFSSAPESDLKAAGGIDGVLNATLKIDHATTTGAANEVGRFIIGQIHDQNDEPIRLYYRKLPNQATGAVYFAHESQDATKEDFYPLVGDLTAEVGEDGIALGEVFSYRIEVVGNTMTVSVMREGKEDAVQVVDMSDSGYDVGGKYMYFKAGVYNQNISGDLDDYSQATFYKLEASHDSYTEK; encoded by the coding sequence ATGAAACATATCTATCTAAAAAGCTTGCTAGCAACTTCTGTTTTTCTTGCCGTTGGTTGTACATCAACTTCTGGCTCTGATTCTGTTGAAAAGTTTACCAACAACAAAGAAACCGGTGAAGCTCTATTAACGCCAGTAGCAGTTACAGCAAGTAGCCACGATGGTAACGGCCCTGACCGTTTAATCGATCAAGACATTACAACGCGTTGGTCAGCAGCCGGTGACGGCGAGTGGGCGACGCTGGACTACGGTTCAGTTCAAGAGTTTGATGCTGTTCAAGCTGCTTTTAGTAAAGGTAACCAGCGTCAGTCTAAGTTTGATATCCAAATGAGTGTTGACGGTGAAAATTGGACAACAGTACTAGAGGGCCAAGAGAGCTCTGGTAAAGCCCTAGGTTTAGAACGTTTCCAGTTTGAGCCTGCAGTAAATGCCCGCTACGTAAGATACGTTGGCCACGGCAATACCAAAAATGGTTGGAACAGTGTTACTGAATTAGCTGCAGTAAACTGTGGCATTAACGCTTGTCCATCAAGCCACATCATTACCAGTGCAGTTGTTGCTGCTGAAGCGTCAATGATTGCAGAAATGAAAGCGGCCGAGAAAGCACGTAAAGCAGCGCGTAAAGACCTTCGCTCAGGTGATTTTGGTGCGCCAGCAGTATACCCTTGTGAAACCACGGTAAGCTGTTCGCGTTCTGAGCTTCCTCCAACGCCACCTCTACCAGAAACGCCGTTAGCGGGTAACGCGCCAAGTGAGAACTTTGACTTGTCTTACTGGTACTTATCTCAACCTTTCGACCACGACAAAAATGAACGTCCAGATGACGTAAATGAGTGGAACTTGGCAAATGGTTATTCACACCCTGAAATCTTCTATACAGCAGATGATGGTGGTTTAGTATTTAAGTCTTACGTGAAAGGTGTTCGTACTTCTAAAAACACAAAATATGCGCGTACCGAGCTTCGTGAAATGCTACGCCGCGGTAACATGTCACACAAAACCAAAGGTGTGAACAAAAACAACTGGGTATTCTCAAGTGCTCCTGAGTCAGATCTAAAAGCTGCCGGCGGTATTGATGGCGTGCTAAACGCTACCCTTAAGATTGATCACGCCACTACTACTGGTGCCGCTAACGAAGTAGGTCGCTTTATCATTGGCCAGATTCACGACCAAAACGATGAGCCAATTCGTTTGTACTACCGTAAGCTACCAAACCAAGCAACGGGTGCGGTTTACTTTGCCCACGAAAGCCAAGACGCTACAAAAGAGGATTTCTATCCGCTAGTAGGTGATTTAACTGCTGAAGTTGGCGAAGACGGTATCGCGCTAGGTGAGGTATTTAGCTACCGCATCGAAGTAGTTGGTAACACCATGACCGTTAGCGTTATGCGAGAAGGCAAAGAAGACGCAGTTCAAGTAGTAGACATGAGCGACAGCGGCTACGATGTTGGCGGTAAGTACATGTACTTTAAAGCGGGTGTATACAACCAAAATATCTCTGGCGACTTAGATGACTACTCTCAAGCAACCTTCTACAAGCTTGAAGCATCTCATGATTCTTACACTGAGAAATAA
- a CDS encoding DUF962 domain-containing protein: protein MSKPVQQWFKEYARSHQHPTNKAIHWFMVPAIYFSIVGLLWSVPLPGTNTGNSNALCWLNLASLLAIPVHGFYFRLSKPLTLAMALFTLSCFLVCDLITQFSPLALWKVSVFIFVVAWVGQFIGHKIEGAKPSFFEDIQYLLIGPLWLMGFVFDYLGLDYQNK from the coding sequence GTGTCCAAGCCAGTTCAACAGTGGTTTAAGGAATATGCACGTAGCCATCAACACCCTACTAACAAAGCCATCCACTGGTTTATGGTGCCTGCCATCTATTTCAGTATTGTTGGCTTGCTGTGGTCAGTACCCTTACCGGGAACTAATACAGGCAACAGCAATGCGCTATGTTGGCTCAATCTTGCCAGCTTGCTAGCCATACCGGTTCATGGCTTTTACTTCCGCTTGTCTAAACCGCTCACCTTAGCCATGGCTCTGTTTACCTTAAGTTGCTTTTTAGTCTGTGATTTGATTACTCAGTTTAGCCCGCTGGCTCTTTGGAAAGTAAGCGTATTTATCTTTGTGGTAGCTTGGGTTGGCCAATTTATCGGCCACAAAATAGAAGGAGCTAAACCTTCCTTCTTTGAAGATATTCAGTACCTGTTAATAGGTCCATTGTGGTTGATGGGTTTTGTATTCGATTATCTTGGTCTAGATTATCAAAACAAATAA
- a CDS encoding DUF3081 family protein has translation MQRLIDVNLVLRVYEKICRLGTKQQDNYLYEGLSASSDWDGYTIVVSNAQLELSVFFHNKYQFSSHDDKAIERFIKQLKFIDEN, from the coding sequence ATGCAAAGACTGATTGACGTTAATTTAGTACTGCGGGTTTACGAAAAGATCTGCCGCTTAGGCACCAAGCAGCAAGATAACTACTTGTATGAAGGCCTAAGTGCCAGCTCCGACTGGGACGGCTACACCATTGTTGTAAGCAATGCCCAGCTAGAGCTTAGCGTTTTCTTTCACAACAAATATCAGTTTTCCAGCCACGACGATAAGGCCATCGAGCGCTTTATCAAACAACTCAAATTTATTGACGAAAACTAA
- a CDS encoding thiol-disulfide oxidoreductase DCC family protein encodes MQLRIFYDAQCPLCAEEMRQLKFFDHRQLIELQDINQADFTSKYPHIDRSEASDMLHAETNEGTLLLGLDVTAQAWGLVNQKPWIQLLRTPLLRKASDKAYLIFAKNRFKISRLLTGKERCDEQSCGVGKQFD; translated from the coding sequence ATGCAATTACGAATATTCTACGATGCACAATGTCCGCTTTGCGCTGAAGAAATGCGTCAACTTAAGTTTTTTGATCATCGCCAGCTCATCGAGCTGCAAGATATCAATCAAGCAGACTTCACTAGCAAGTACCCACACATTGACCGTAGCGAAGCCAGCGACATGCTGCACGCAGAAACCAACGAGGGCACCTTGCTGCTAGGCTTGGATGTCACCGCTCAGGCTTGGGGCTTAGTCAATCAAAAACCGTGGATACAGCTATTGCGCACTCCATTGCTGCGTAAAGCATCGGATAAAGCCTATTTAATCTTTGCTAAAAATCGCTTCAAAATTTCACGCCTGTTAACTGGCAAAGAACGTTGTGACGAGCAAAGCTGTGGCGTAGGTAAGCAGTTTGATTAA
- a CDS encoding DUF3429 domain-containing protein: MDKLQRSYKLLGYAGLSAFIALALAVAVKLPLLGLPATQVFLYYSVAILCFLSGSLWAQTLNSEASSPAQLYLSNGLTLLGVACLLLNSRSSALVILACAFIYLYYREWHSSNPSRLGKSYQAMRLKLTTVVVLSHLVILGYQ; this comes from the coding sequence TTGGATAAATTACAGCGAAGCTACAAGCTACTGGGTTATGCCGGCTTAAGCGCTTTTATCGCACTAGCGCTGGCGGTTGCAGTGAAACTTCCGCTACTGGGCTTGCCTGCTACTCAAGTATTTTTATACTACAGCGTGGCAATTTTGTGTTTTTTGTCGGGCAGCTTATGGGCACAAACCTTAAACAGCGAAGCCTCTAGCCCAGCGCAGTTGTACCTAAGTAACGGCCTCACATTACTTGGTGTTGCTTGTTTATTGCTTAATTCCCGCAGCAGCGCATTAGTGATACTCGCCTGTGCCTTTATCTACCTTTACTACCGCGAATGGCACAGTAGCAATCCCAGCCGCTTAGGCAAAAGCTACCAGGCCATGCGCTTAAAATTAACCACAGTAGTAGTACTAAGCCACCTAGTGATTCTGGGCTATCAGTAA